attttatttttaatattataaagtaatttcattaatacTAGTACGACAAGcatattgtatttattttttgttcaaaagaaagcatatattatttatttttattagtagcAAGATCTTGGTTCAATCTTATGTGTAATGGTGAGTATAATCATAAATTCTGATTTTGGAATAACATTTACATTGATTTCAATTTCTTCggaataacatatataaatctCAGAAAAGTACAAAGAAAATTTGTCCTGATGATTAAAGAATGAATTCTAAGATTGAATACATAAAAGAACCAATTTCCATGAAGCTATTGATTTCAAATTTGTACAAGAGTATCCTGCTTAACCTGCAAAAATGTTCTGGTTTTTCTACCAAGTTTGGCTTTTGTGATTTGGAGGCTTGGTTACTGGGAAGAATATCTGTCCAATTCCTTCTGCCTTCATTATAGGAAAAATGACACTTGATGCCCCCTGCAAAATGGAACATGTGTTATAAAATGATAGACAAACTAGAATTGGAAGTAacaatataatagaaaaagatcGATGGAGATGAACTGTTGGGAGTGACTGTGGAAAGTTATCTCTGTCATTAGAAAAGAAGCCTACCGAAATCAATTTAACTCCATCCCAAATGCTTTTAGGTGAAGGGAATGGAAGTATTAAGCGGCCAACTCCATAGACAGCCACAGCAAAGAAATGTAGGACTAGGTTCAATGGCCGAGGATTTAGACCAGAGAGTAGAGCTATGGGTCCATTTGAAAATACACCTCCAAGGCTCAGATAGTCGAAACATGCTTGTCGCATTTCACTTCTTGCTCGATCAGTTGATGCAGAAAAAACCTTGTAAAGGGCACCTGCTAATGTATTTATGGTGGATGCCATTGGCTGCAATTGAACAAGAAAGGACTATTTGCTTATAGTTATTGTTtcaaatagtaaataaaatgaGTTTACATGTGAATGCTGCTCACCTTTCgaagaatataaaatgatTCGAGATATTTGCAAAGGACAGAAGCATCATTTAGATTTTCCAGAGGTCTAAGAAGGTTTCGTAATAGAACTATATCAGAAAGTGCCACCGTCATTCCTCCTCCAGTTAAAGGGTGTCGCATGTTGAATGCATCACCCACCAGAAGCGCACCTGGAGTTGGATGAGGAGACGCTGGCATGCTTCTGTTTGGCATTGTTCTTATGTTTCCTTTTTCAATTGCAGATATGAATGCATCATGTAGCTCAGAAGGGATCTGAAACACGTTCAAGTTGCTTGTTTTATTGGTGATAAAAGATTGCAGAAACCATTCCAAGAAGATAATTCCAATTACCTGCTTAGCCACAGTGCTTTTCAGATATTGAGCCAATTCTCCATTAGAAATGGAGGGTACTTTTTGGCCTGGTATGTCAACTAAACAACGAACTTCAGTGCTGCTTATAGGATAAAACAGGATAGGTGATGGATCAGCTAgaattacatgtccatgatttGCGTAGGGAAGGTCACAGTTCTCTAGCACCAAAGCCACAAAACAAGAGGGGATCTCAACCTGTTGATATAGAATTGGTAATTATAGTCATAACATCTGTTAGGAATACTTTATGATAAGGTCTACTTAGCATCTTTTATTACCTTGGGGTTGCAAAGAGAGCGGCGCAAGTTTGAAAAACAACCATCACAGACAATTGTAAGGGGAGCATATGCTGTCATCTCCTGACCATTTCTAGTTCTGTagtttaccccttttacagttCCTTTTTTCTCTACAAGTGATGTCACTGTTCCTTGCTGCAAAATTAGACTGCATGGAAGATCAAGAAAGAGAATGAGCAATACTTTTCCCAAACCAAGAAAAAGACGAGGTATCTTAAAAGTTGGAAGCACTAGAAAATtcttgatttaattatatttaggtCGAAATGTCATGGAAGGAAGATTACTTGGGAAGAGATGTAGCTTTCTCCCTCATTC
The nucleotide sequence above comes from Ricinus communis isolate WT05 ecotype wild-type chromosome 6, ASM1957865v1, whole genome shotgun sequence. Encoded proteins:
- the LOC8268892 gene encoding LOW QUALITY PROTEIN: squalene monooxygenase SE1 (The sequence of the model RefSeq protein was modified relative to this genomic sequence to represent the inferred CDS: inserted 1 base in 1 codon); the protein is MEYKLAVAGIIASLWALFMLCSLKRKKNITRALFNNYTDETLKXKEICQPEIVASPDIIIVGAGVAGAALAYALGKDGRQVHVIERDLSEPDRIVGELLQPGGYLKLIELGLEDCVEKIDAQQVFGYAIFKDGKSTKLSYPLDGFQTNVSGRSFHNGRFIQRMREKATSLPNLILQQGTVTSLVEKKGTVKGVNYRTRNGQEMTAYAPLTIVCDGCFSNLRRSLCNPKVEIPSCFVALVLENCDLPYANHGHVILADPSPILFYPISSTEVRCLVDIPGQKVPSISNGELAQYLKSTVAKQIPSELHDAFISAIEKGNIRTMPNRSMPASPHPTPGALLVGDAFNMRHPLTGGGMTVALSDIVLLRNLLRPLENLNDASVLCKYLESFYILRKPMASTINTLAGALYKVFSASTDRARSEMRQACFDYLSLGGVFSNGPIALLSGLNPRPLNLVLHFFAVAVYGVGRLILPFPSPKSIWDGVKLISGASSVIFPIMKAEGIGQIFFPVTKPPNHKSQTW